In Camelina sativa cultivar DH55 chromosome 16, Cs, whole genome shotgun sequence, a single window of DNA contains:
- the LOC104753039 gene encoding mitogen-activated protein kinase kinase kinase YODA isoform X2, producing MPWWSKSKDEKKKTNKESLIDAFNRKLGFASEDRSSGRSRKSRRRRDEIVSERGAISRLPSRSPSPSTRVSRCQSFAERSPAVPLPRPIVRPIVTSTDSGMNGSQRPGLDANVKPSWLPLPKPHNATSMPDITGAEADFATASVSSGSSVGDNPSDSLLRPLASDCENGNRTPVNISSRDQLMQSNKNSAEMFKPVPNVSNKNRILSASPRRRPLGTHVKNLQIPQRDLVLCSAPDSLLSSPSRSPMRSFVPDQVSNHGLLISKPYSDVSLLGSGQCSSPGSGYNSGNNSIGGDMATQLFWPQSRCSPECSPVPSPRMTSPGPSSRIQSGAVTPLHPRAGGSTTGSPTRRLDDNRQQSHRLPLPPLLISNTCPFSPTYSAATSPSVPRSPARAEATVSPGSRWKKGRLLGMGSFGHVYLGFNSESGEMCAMKEVTLCSDDPKSRESAQQLGQEISVLSRLRHPNIVQYYGSETVDDKLYIYLEYVSGGSIYKLLQEYGQFGENAIRNYTQQILSGLAYLHAKNTVHRDIKGANILVDPHGRVKVADFGMAKHITAQSGPLSFKGSPYWMAPEVIKNSNGSNLAVDIWSLGCTVLEMATTKPPWSQYEGVPAMFKIGNSKELPDIPDHLSEEGKDFVRKCLQRNPSNRPTAAQLLDHAFVRNVMPMERPIVSGEPAEAMNVASSTMRSLDIGHARSLPCLDSEDAANYQQRGSKPGSGFSISQSPRNMSCPISPVGSPIFHSHSPHISGRRSPSPISSPHALSGSSTPLTGCGGAIPFHHQRQTTVNFLHEGIGSSRSPGSGGNFYTNSFFQEPSRQQDRSRSSPRTPPHIFWDNNGSIQPGYNWNKDNQPVLSDHVSQQLLSEHLKLKSLNLRPGFSTPGSANRGP from the exons ATGCCTTGGTGGAGTAAATccaaagatgaaaaaaagaaaactaacaagGAGAGCCTCATTGATGCGTTTAATCGGAAATTGGGATTCGCATCTGAGGATAGGTCTAGTGGTCGGTCGAGAAAATCAAGAAGACGACGTGATGAAATTGTGTCTGAAAGAGGAGCTATATCTCGGTTACCATCAagatctccttctccttctactCGGGTTTCACGCTGTCAGAGTTTTGCTGAAAGATCTCCTGCTGTACCTCTTCCTCGTCCTATTGTCCGTCCTATTGTAACGAGTACTGATTCGGGAATGAATGGTTCACAGAGACCAGGTTTAGATGCAAATGTCAAGCCATCATGGTTGCCACTTCCAAAGCCCCATAATGCTACAAGCATGCCTGATATTACCGGTGCTGAGGCTGATTTTGCCACTGCTTCTGTGTCCAGTGGAAGTTCTGTGGGTGACAATCCATCTGATTCTCTCCTCCGTCCATTGGCTTCTGATTGTGAAAATGGAAACCGGACACCAGTAAATATTTCTTCGAG GGATCAGCTCATGCAGAGTAATAAAAACTCAGCTGAGATGTTCAAGCCAGTCCCAAATGTGTCTAATAAAAACAGAATCCTGTCGGCATCTCCTAGGCGGAGACCTCTGGGCACTCATGTGAAGAATCTACAAATCCCACAACGAGATCTAGTGCTCTGCAGTGCCCCAGATAGCTTGTTGTCTAGTCCTTCTAGGAGTCCAATGAGATCATTTGTCCCAGATCAAGTCTCAAACCATGGATTGTTGATTAGCAAACCATATTCAGATGTTTCCTTGCTTGGATCTGGACAGTGCTCTAGCCCAGGTTCAGGTTACAACTCAGGTAACAATTCCATTGGTGGAGATATGGCTACTCAGCTGTTTTGGCCTCAGAGCAGGTGTAGCCCTGAATGTTCCCCTGTACCTAGTCCAAGAATGACGAGCCCTGGTCCTAGCTCCAGAATACAAAGTGGTGCTGTTACACCTCTTCATCCTCGAGCTGGAGGGTCAACTACTGGGTCACCTACAAGAAGACTTGATGATAATAGGCAGCAAAGCCACCGTCTGCCCCTCCCGCCGTTGTTAATATCTAATACTTGTCCGTTTTCGCCCACATATTCAGCAGCAACATCTCCGTCTGTCCCCCGAAGTCCAGCAAGGGCAGAGGCTACGGTAAGCCCTGGATCGCGATGGAAAAAAGGGAGATTGCTGGGGATGGGCAGTTTTGGACATGTATATCTTGGCTTTAACAG TGAAAGTGGCGAAATGTGTGCCATGAAAGAGGTTACTTTATGCTCAGATGATCCCAAGTCAAGGGAGAGTGCACAACAATTAGGACAA GAAATATCAGTTCTAAGCCGTTTACGACACCCTAATATAGTGCAGTATTATGGCTCTGAAACC GTAGATgacaaattgtatatatatctgGAGTATGTCTCTGGTGGTTCAATCTATAAACTTCTTCAAGAGTATGGACAATTTGGTGAGAATGCCATCCGCAACTACACGCAACAAATTTTATCAGGGCTTGCGTATTTGCACGCCAAAAATACTGTTCATAG GGATATCAAAGGAGCAAATATATTAGTGGATCCCCATGGACGGGTAAAAGTGGCTGATTTTGGGATGGCGAAACAT ATTACTGCTCAATCTGGTCCTTTATCATTCAAAGGAAGCCCATATTGGATGGCACCTGAG GTGATAAAGAATTCAAATGGCAGTAACCTTGCAGTCGACATATGGAGTCTTGGATGTACCGTTTTAGAAATGGCTACAACGAAACCTCCATGGAGCCAGTATGAAGGG GTTCCTGCTATGTTCAAGATTGGAAACAGCAAGGAGCTTCCAGATATCCCTGATCATTTATCTGAAGAGGGTAAggattttgtaagaaaatgCCTACAAAGAAACCCCTCAAATCGTCCTACAGCTGCTCAGCTTTTGGACCACGCTTTTGTAAGAAATGTGATGCCGATGGAAAGGCCTATTGTGAGTGGCGAGCCTGCAGAAGCCATGAATGTAGCTTCAAGCACCATGAGATCACTG GACATTGGACACGCAAGGAGTCTTCCGTGCTTAGACTCGGAAGATGCAGCCAATTACCAGCAGAGAGGATCAAAACCTGGCTCGGGATTCAG TATATCGCAATCTCCTAGGAACATGTCATGCCCGATTTCACCAGTCGGTAGTCCAATCTTTCACTCGCATTCACCACACATTAGCGGAAGAAGATCTCCATCCCCAATATCTAGTCCCCATGCTCTCTCCGGTTCATCAACACCATTAACAGGGTGCGGTGGAGCCATCCCGTTCCATCACCAGAGACAAACTACAGTCAACTTCTTGCATGAAGGCATAGGATCAAGCAGAAGCCCTGGAAGTGGTGGAAATTTCTACACCAACAGTTTCTTTCAGGAGCCTAGTAGGCAGCAAGATCGGTCGCGGAGTAGTCCAAGGACGCCTCCTCATATATTTTGGGACAATAACGGTTCGATCCAGCCAGGCTATAATTGGAACAAGGACAACCAGCCAGTCCTATCTGATCATGTGTCCCAACAGCTCTTAA GTGAGCATCTGAAACTGAAGTCCCTCAACCTGAGACCCGGTTTTTCAACTCCCGGTTCGGCAAACAGAGGACCCTAA
- the LOC104753039 gene encoding mitogen-activated protein kinase kinase kinase YODA isoform X1, translating to MPWWSKSKDEKKKTNKESLIDAFNRKLGFASEDRSSGRSRKSRRRRDEIVSERGAISRLPSRSPSPSTRVSRCQSFAERSPAVPLPRPIVRPIVTSTDSGMNGSQRPGLDANVKPSWLPLPKPHNATSMPDITGAEADFATASVSSGSSVGDNPSDSLLRPLASDCENGNRTPVNISSRDQLMQSNKNSAEMFKPVPNVSNKNRILSASPRRRPLGTHVKNLQIPQRDLVLCSAPDSLLSSPSRSPMRSFVPDQVSNHGLLISKPYSDVSLLGSGQCSSPGSGYNSGNNSIGGDMATQLFWPQSRCSPECSPVPSPRMTSPGPSSRIQSGAVTPLHPRAGGSTTGSPTRRLDDNRQQSHRLPLPPLLISNTCPFSPTYSAATSPSVPRSPARAEATVSPGSRWKKGRLLGMGSFGHVYLGFNSESGEMCAMKEVTLCSDDPKSRESAQQLGQEISVLSRLRHPNIVQYYGSETVDDKLYIYLEYVSGGSIYKLLQEYGQFGENAIRNYTQQILSGLAYLHAKNTVHRDIKGANILVDPHGRVKVADFGMAKHITAQSGPLSFKGSPYWMAPEVIKNSNGSNLAVDIWSLGCTVLEMATTKPPWSQYEGVPAMFKIGNSKELPDIPDHLSEEGKDFVRKCLQRNPSNRPTAAQLLDHAFVRNVMPMERPIVSGEPAEAMNVASSTMRSLDIGHARSLPCLDSEDAANYQQRGSKPGSGFSISQSPRNMSCPISPVGSPIFHSHSPHISGRRSPSPISSPHALSGSSTPLTGCGGAIPFHHQRQTTVNFLHEGIGSSRSPGSGGNFYTNSFFQEPSRQQDRSRSSPRTPPHIFWDNNGSIQPGYNWNKDNQPVLSDHVSQQLLSEHLKLKSLNLRPGFSTPGSANRGP from the exons ATGCCTTGGTGGAGTAAATccaaagatgaaaaaaagaaaactaacaagGAGAGCCTCATTGATGCGTTTAATCGGAAATTGGGATTCGCATCTGAGGATAGGTCTAGTGGTCGGTCGAGAAAATCAAGAAGACGACGTGATGAAATTGTGTCTGAAAGAGGAGCTATATCTCGGTTACCATCAagatctccttctccttctactCGGGTTTCACGCTGTCAGAGTTTTGCTGAAAGATCTCCTGCTGTACCTCTTCCTCGTCCTATTGTCCGTCCTATTGTAACGAGTACTGATTCGGGAATGAATGGTTCACAGAGACCAGGTTTAGATGCAAATGTCAAGCCATCATGGTTGCCACTTCCAAAGCCCCATAATGCTACAAGCATGCCTGATATTACCGGTGCTGAGGCTGATTTTGCCACTGCTTCTGTGTCCAGTGGAAGTTCTGTGGGTGACAATCCATCTGATTCTCTCCTCCGTCCATTGGCTTCTGATTGTGAAAATGGAAACCGGACACCAGTAAATATTTCTTCGAG GGATCAGCTCATGCAGAGTAATAAAAACTCAGCTGAGATGTTCAAGCCAGTCCCAAATGTGTCTAATAAAAACAGAATCCTGTCGGCATCTCCTAGGCGGAGACCTCTGGGCACTCATGTGAAGAATCTACAAATCCCACAACGAGATCTAGTGCTCTGCAGTGCCCCAGATAGCTTGTTGTCTAGTCCTTCTAGGAGTCCAATGAGATCATTTGTCCCAGATCAAGTCTCAAACCATGGATTGTTGATTAGCAAACCATATTCAGATGTTTCCTTGCTTGGATCTGGACAGTGCTCTAGCCCAGGTTCAGGTTACAACTCAGGTAACAATTCCATTGGTGGAGATATGGCTACTCAGCTGTTTTGGCCTCAGAGCAGGTGTAGCCCTGAATGTTCCCCTGTACCTAGTCCAAGAATGACGAGCCCTGGTCCTAGCTCCAGAATACAAAGTGGTGCTGTTACACCTCTTCATCCTCGAGCTGGAGGGTCAACTACTGGGTCACCTACAAGAAGACTTGATGATAATAGGCAGCAAAGCCACCGTCTGCCCCTCCCGCCGTTGTTAATATCTAATACTTGTCCGTTTTCGCCCACATATTCAGCAGCAACATCTCCGTCTGTCCCCCGAAGTCCAGCAAGGGCAGAGGCTACGGTAAGCCCTGGATCGCGATGGAAAAAAGGGAGATTGCTGGGGATGGGCAGTTTTGGACATGTATATCTTGGCTTTAACAG TGAAAGTGGCGAAATGTGTGCCATGAAAGAGGTTACTTTATGCTCAGATGATCCCAAGTCAAGGGAGAGTGCACAACAATTAGGACAA GAAATATCAGTTCTAAGCCGTTTACGACACCCTAATATAGTGCAGTATTATGGCTCTGAAACC GTAGATgacaaattgtatatatatctgGAGTATGTCTCTGGTGGTTCAATCTATAAACTTCTTCAAGAGTATGGACAATTTGGTGAGAATGCCATCCGCAACTACACGCAACAAATTTTATCAGGGCTTGCGTATTTGCACGCCAAAAATACTGTTCATAG GGATATCAAAGGAGCAAATATATTAGTGGATCCCCATGGACGGGTAAAAGTGGCTGATTTTGGGATGGCGAAACAT ATTACTGCTCAATCTGGTCCTTTATCATTCAAAGGAAGCCCATATTGGATGGCACCTGAG GTGATAAAGAATTCAAATGGCAGTAACCTTGCAGTCGACATATGGAGTCTTGGATGTACCGTTTTAGAAATGGCTACAACGAAACCTCCATGGAGCCAGTATGAAGGG GTTCCTGCTATGTTCAAGATTGGAAACAGCAAGGAGCTTCCAGATATCCCTGATCATTTATCTGAAGAGGGTAAggattttgtaagaaaatgCCTACAAAGAAACCCCTCAAATCGTCCTACAGCTGCTCAGCTTTTGGACCACGCTTTTGTAAGAAATGTGATGCCGATGGAAAGGCCTATTGTGAGTGGCGAGCCTGCAGAAGCCATGAATGTAGCTTCAAGCACCATGAGATCACTG GACATTGGACACGCAAGGAGTCTTCCGTGCTTAGACTCGGAAGATGCAGCCAATTACCAGCAGAGAGGATCAAAACCTGGCTCGGGATTCAG TATATCGCAATCTCCTAGGAACATGTCATGCCCGATTTCACCAGTCGGTAGTCCAATCTTTCACTCGCATTCACCACACATTAGCGGAAGAAGATCTCCATCCCCAATATCTAGTCCCCATGCTCTCTCCGGTTCATCAACACCATTAACAGGGTGCGGTGGAGCCATCCCGTTCCATCACCAGAGACAAACTACAGTCAACTTCTTGCATGAAGGCATAGGATCAAGCAGAAGCCCTGGAAGTGGTGGAAATTTCTACACCAACAGTTTCTTTCAGGAGCCTAGTAGGCAGCAAGATCGGTCGCGGAGTAGTCCAAGGACGCCTCCTCATATATTTTGGGACAATAACGGTTCGATCCAGCCAGGCTATAATTGGAACAAGGACAACCAGCCAGTCCTATCTGATCATGTGTCCCAACAGCTCTTAAGTGAGCATCTGAAACTGAAGTCCCTCAACCTGAGACCCGGTTTTTCAACTCCCGGTTCGGCAAACAGAGGACCCTAA
- the LOC104753040 gene encoding cytochrome P450 86A7-like, which translates to MDGSMAVIILTVIVTYLIWFVSIRRSCKGPRVWPLLGSLPALITNAHRMHDFIADNLRKCGGTYQTCIFPIPFLAKKQGHVTVTCDPKNLEHILKTRFDNYPKGPSWHSVFHDLLGDGIFNSDGDTWRFQRKTAALEFTTRTLRQAMARWVDRAIKNRLVPILESSMSRAEPIDLQDVLLRLTFDNICGLTFGKDPRTLSLEFPENGFAVAFDGATEATLQRFIMPEFVWKIRKWLRLGLEDDMSRSISHIDDYLSEIINTRKLELLSKQQDGSNHDDLLSRFMKKKESYSDKYLKFVALNFILAGRDTSSVAMSWFFWLVSLNPRVEEKIINEICTVLIKTRGTNVSKMTDEPLTFEEIDQMIYLKAALSETLRLYPSVPEDSKFVVANDVLPDGTFVPSGSNVTYSIYSVGRMKFIWGEDCLEFKPERWLDENREDICNQYKFVAFNAGPRICLGKDLAYLQMKSITASILLRHRLTVASGHRVEQKMSLTLFMKYGLKMDVHKRDLTSTVEKMVNEMSTYGEVKSVAGVA; encoded by the coding sequence atgGATGGGTCGATGGCTGTGATCATCCTTACCGTCATCGTAACCTACCTTATATGGTTCGTTTCTATACGCCGTTCATGCAAAGGTCCACGTGTCTGGCCTTTACTGGGCAGTCTTCCCGCACTCATCACGAACGCTCACCGCATGCACGACTTCATCGCCGATAACCTCCGCAAGTGCGGCGGCACGTACCAGACGTGCATATTCCCGATCCCGTTCTTGGCTAAGAAACAAGGTCACGTGACTGTCACGTGTGACCCCAAGAATTTGGAGCATATACTAAAAACCCGGTTCGATAACTACCCCAAGGGTCCTAGCTGGCATTCGGTCTTCCACGATCTGTTAGGAGATGGTATCTTTAATTCGGATGGCGACACGTGGAGATTTCAACGGAAGACCGCCGCATTGGAATTCACCACCCGTACGCTTCGCCAAGCCATGGCTCGTTGGGTTGATCGAGCCATCAAGAACCGTCTCGTGCCGATTCTCGAATCATCTATGAGTCGAGCCGAGCCGATCGATCTCCAAGACGTTCTTTTACGGCTCACTTTCGATAACATTTGCGGCTTAACGTTCGGCAAAGATCCGCGAACGCTCTCTCTAGAGTTTCCTGAGAATGGATTCGCGGTGGCTTTTGATGGAGCCACTGAAGCCACACTCCAACGGTTTATCATGCCGGAGTTTGTTTGGAAGATAAGAAAATGGCTTCGGCTCGGCTTGGAGGATGATATGAGCCGAAGCATCAGCCACATAGATGATTACTTATCGGAGATCATTAATACACGTAAGCTCGAGTTGCTGAGTAAGCAACAAGATGGATCAAACCATGATGATCTACTGTCACGGTTCATGAAGAAAAAGGAATCCTACTCGGATAAGTATCTTAAATTCGTGGCGCTCAATTTTATCCTAGCCGGAAGGGACACATCATCGGTTGCTATGAGTTGGTTCTTCTGGTTGGTCAGTCTTAACCCACGAGTcgaagaaaaaatcataaatgagATCTGCACCGTTTTGATCAAGACGCGTGGCACCAATGTGTCGAAGATGACCGACGAGCCGTTGACTTTCGAGGAAATTGACCAGATGATTTACTTAAAAGCGGCATTGTCCGAAACACTAAGGCTATATCCATCGGTACCGGAAGATTCAAAATTCGTTGTTGCCAACGATGTTTTACCAGACGGAACATTTGTTCCATCGGGATCTAACGTTACATATTCGATATACTCGGTCGGGCGTATGAAATTTATTTGGGGTGAAGATTGTCTCGAGTTTAAACCGGAAAGATGGTTAGACGAAAACCGGGAAGATATATGCAACCAATACAAATTTGTAGCGTTCAATGCTGGTCCACGGATTTGTCTAGGCAAAGACCTAGCTTATTTGCAGATGAAATCGATTACTGCTTCGATTTTGCTCCGGCATCGGCTTACGGTAGCTTCAGGACACCGAGTCGAGCAGAAGATGTCGTTGACGTTGTTCATGAAGTACGGTCTTAAAATGGATGTGCATAAAAGAGATTTGACTTCGACGGTGGAGAAAATGGTGAATGAGATGAGTACATACGGTGAAGTTAAGTCGGTAGCTGGTGTGGCATAA
- the LOC104754166 gene encoding MATH domain and coiled-coil domain-containing protein At2g42470-like translates to MDLDHKQTSFTFEMDNFSEKESVIRTQNFLSGGCEWYVKVHPKGDHIDDHLSMYLCVADPESLRFGWKRRAAFSIALLNQSGQELYRKDEPFDQLFCAEISQMGWPKALPLEKLHEKGFLENNKLILNVQVKVAQVDDEGSVTGNEMLYVNGFQVLCSQVTSVSWIFVEHPNVAVHFKPKNQLLKTAYMNILLGLIETLKKPLHSITDTELNNAQSDFIELTEAGFNLDWLKIKLDEVCIERKTANADGSRVQELIKLIKNLKVELNQEQILSLEHTVSNLKDEHNKNNIVKTL, encoded by the exons ATGGATCTGGATCATAAGCAGACGAGTTTTACGTTTGAGATGGATAACTTCTCCGAGAAGGAATCTGTGATTAGAACACAAAACTTTTTAAGCGGCGGTTGCGAAtg GTATGTTAAGGTTCATCCCAAAGGAGATCACATTGATGATCACTTGTCTATGTACCTCTGCGTTGCGGATCCTGAATCACTCCGGTTTGGATGGAAAAGAAGAGCTGCTTTTTCCATCGCCCTACTGAATCAATCAGGCCAAGAGCTCTACAGAAAAGATG AACCGTTTGACCAATTGTTCTGCGCTGAGATCTCACAAATGGGTTGGCCAAAGGCCTTGCCTCTTGAAAAACTTCACGAAAAAGGCTTTTTGGAGAATAATAAACTCATCTTGAATGTCCAAGTTAAAGTAGCTCAAGTTGATGATGAAGGATCTGTAACTGGGAATGAGATGTTATATGTCAACGGTTTCCAAGTTCTTTGTTCTCAG GTGACTTCAGTGAGTTGGATTTTCGTGGAACACCCAAACGTTGCAGTGCATTTCAAACCAAAGAACCAACTACTGAAGACAGCATACATGAATATCCTCCTCGGTCTAATCGAGACACTGAAGAAGCCTCTGCATAGCATCACTGACACTGAGCTAAACAACGCTCAGAGCGATTTTATCGAGCTAACAGAAGCGGGTTTCAACCTAGACTGGTTGAAGATAAAGCTTGATGAGGTTTGCATAGAGAGGAAGACCGCAAATGCTGATGGTTCTCGAGTCCAAGAACTCATAAAACTCATCAAGAATCTCAAAGTTGAACTTAACCAGGAGCAAATTTTATCATTGGAGCATACAGTGTCGAATCTCAAAGATGAGCATAACAAGAACAATATTGTCAAAACACTCTAA